Proteins found in one Amycolatopsis umgeniensis genomic segment:
- a CDS encoding ATP-binding cassette domain-containing protein, producing the protein METPLLQGLGLHKAFGPDQALAGAGLTLEAGEIVAIMGPSGSGKSTLLHCLSGIVRPDRGQVLYRGRELASMSDAERSALRRTEFGFVFQFGQLVPELTCLENVALPLRLGGIKRRPAERLARDWLDRLEVGDSDDSLPGQVSGGQSQRVAMARALITEPSVIFADEPTGALDTLSGELVMRLLSETAKQTNAAIVLVTHEPRVAAYSDREIIVRDGRTREPVVTR; encoded by the coding sequence GTGGAAACACCGTTGTTACAAGGCTTGGGCCTGCACAAGGCTTTCGGCCCCGATCAGGCGCTGGCCGGGGCCGGGCTGACACTCGAAGCCGGCGAGATCGTCGCGATCATGGGTCCGTCGGGCTCGGGGAAGTCGACGCTGCTGCACTGCCTTTCCGGCATCGTGCGGCCCGACAGAGGACAGGTGCTGTACCGCGGCCGCGAGCTCGCGAGCATGTCCGACGCCGAACGCAGTGCCTTGCGACGTACCGAGTTCGGCTTCGTCTTCCAGTTCGGGCAGCTCGTGCCGGAGCTGACCTGTCTGGAGAACGTCGCGCTGCCACTGCGTTTGGGCGGCATCAAGCGCCGTCCCGCCGAGCGGCTCGCGCGCGACTGGCTCGACCGGCTGGAAGTCGGCGACTCCGACGACAGCTTGCCCGGCCAGGTGTCGGGCGGGCAGAGCCAGCGGGTCGCCATGGCCAGGGCGCTGATCACCGAACCGTCGGTGATCTTCGCCGACGAACCCACGGGCGCGCTGGACACGCTCAGCGGCGAGCTCGTCATGCGCCTGCTTTCCGAGACGGCGAAGCAGACGAACGCCGCCATCGTCCTGGTCACCCACGAACCGCGGGTGGCCGCCTACTCGGACCGGGAGATCATCGTGCGTGACGGCCGGACTCGTGAACCGGTGGTGACCCGATGA
- a CDS encoding molybdopterin-dependent oxidoreductase, with amino-acid sequence MPLAAPARTAVDTHCPYCALQCGMSLDGARVTPRDFPVNAGGLCQKGWTSGELLTSPSRLTTPLIRVDGELRPASWEQALDLVARRLTEIRAAKGADSVAVFGGGGLTNEKAYLLGKFARVALGTSQIDYNGRFCMSSAAAAGIKAFGADRGMPFPVTDLADADAVLLIGANPAETMPPFTQHLKRADLIVVDPRRTPTAELAGLHLAPPPGTDLALAQGILHAVVADGLLDQSYVDARTNGFEELWRSVAAWWPERVEQITGVSAADQRRVAAKLASARNAYVLTARGTEQHANGTAMVNAWINLSLALGLPGRKGSGFGCLTGQGNGQGGREHGQKADQLPGYRKIDDPAAREYVAGVWGVPTESLPGPGRSAVELLEALGTDDGPSALMVFGSNLVVSSPGAGKIQEKVSSLDFLVVSDLVLSETAAMADVVLPVTQWAEEDGTMTNLEGRVLLRRKAIDPPSGVKTDLYVLSELARRLGQPDGRFPTDAETVFTELRRASKGGVADYSGITYERLRDGEALYWPVPAETHPGTPRMFLGSFAHPDGRARFVPVDHVGPAEVPDAEFPLQATTGRVLQHYQSGAQTRLVKELNDVVAEAFVEVHPDTAARAGLAEGDLAVVRSRRGETVARVRCVSSLRPDLVFLPFHFPGEGRANLLTNPALDPTSRMPEFKVCAVALAPAEVVA; translated from the coding sequence GTGCCGCTCGCCGCTCCCGCCCGAACCGCGGTGGACACGCACTGCCCGTACTGCGCCCTGCAGTGCGGGATGAGCCTCGACGGCGCCCGGGTCACCCCGCGCGACTTCCCGGTCAACGCCGGCGGCCTGTGTCAGAAGGGGTGGACGTCGGGGGAGCTACTCACCTCGCCTTCCCGGCTGACGACTCCGTTGATCAGGGTCGACGGCGAACTCCGGCCCGCGAGCTGGGAGCAGGCGCTCGACCTGGTCGCGCGGCGGCTCACCGAAATCCGCGCGGCCAAGGGCGCCGACTCGGTCGCCGTCTTCGGTGGCGGCGGGCTCACCAACGAAAAGGCCTATCTGCTGGGGAAGTTCGCGCGGGTCGCGCTGGGCACCTCGCAGATCGACTACAACGGCCGGTTCTGCATGTCTTCCGCGGCCGCCGCCGGGATCAAGGCGTTCGGCGCCGACCGCGGGATGCCGTTCCCGGTCACGGATCTCGCCGACGCCGACGCCGTCCTGCTGATCGGCGCGAACCCGGCCGAGACGATGCCGCCGTTCACCCAGCATCTCAAGCGCGCGGACCTGATCGTCGTCGACCCTCGCCGCACCCCGACCGCCGAACTCGCCGGACTGCACCTCGCGCCTCCGCCCGGCACCGATCTCGCGCTCGCGCAGGGGATCCTGCACGCCGTCGTCGCCGACGGCCTGCTCGACCAGTCCTATGTGGACGCACGCACGAACGGCTTCGAGGAACTGTGGCGCTCGGTCGCGGCGTGGTGGCCGGAGCGCGTCGAGCAGATCACCGGGGTCTCGGCCGCGGATCAGCGTCGCGTCGCCGCCAAACTCGCCTCGGCCCGCAACGCCTACGTCCTCACCGCACGCGGCACGGAACAGCACGCCAACGGCACGGCGATGGTCAACGCCTGGATCAATCTTTCGCTCGCGCTCGGCCTGCCGGGGCGCAAGGGGTCCGGATTCGGCTGCCTGACCGGCCAGGGCAATGGGCAAGGCGGCCGCGAGCACGGGCAGAAGGCCGACCAGCTGCCCGGCTACCGCAAGATCGACGACCCCGCCGCCCGCGAGTACGTCGCCGGAGTCTGGGGTGTGCCGACGGAATCCCTGCCGGGGCCGGGCCGTTCGGCCGTCGAGCTGCTGGAGGCGCTCGGCACCGACGACGGGCCGAGCGCGCTGATGGTGTTCGGCAGCAACCTCGTCGTTTCGTCGCCCGGGGCGGGGAAGATCCAGGAAAAAGTGTCCTCTTTGGACTTCCTGGTGGTCTCGGACCTCGTCCTTTCGGAGACCGCGGCAATGGCCGACGTCGTCCTGCCGGTCACCCAGTGGGCCGAAGAGGACGGCACGATGACCAATCTCGAGGGCCGTGTCCTGCTGCGGCGCAAGGCCATCGACCCGCCGTCCGGCGTGAAGACCGATCTGTACGTGCTCTCTGAACTCGCCCGGCGGCTCGGCCAGCCCGACGGCCGGTTCCCCACCGACGCGGAGACCGTCTTCACCGAGCTTCGCCGCGCGTCCAAAGGTGGTGTCGCCGACTACTCGGGCATCACCTACGAAAGGCTCCGTGACGGCGAGGCCCTGTACTGGCCCGTTCCGGCGGAAACGCATCCCGGCACACCGCGGATGTTCCTCGGCTCCTTCGCTCATCCGGACGGCCGCGCGCGGTTCGTGCCGGTGGACCACGTCGGCCCGGCCGAGGTGCCCGACGCCGAATTCCCCTTGCAGGCCACCACCGGCCGGGTCCTGCAGCACTACCAGTCCGGGGCGCAGACCCGGCTGGTGAAGGAGCTGAACGACGTCGTGGCGGAGGCCTTCGTGGAAGTTCATCCCGACACCGCCGCCCGGGCGGGGCTGGCCGAGGGCGACCTCGCGGTCGTGCGGTCCCGGCGCGGGGAGACCGTCGCCCGGGTCCGTTGCGTGTCGTCGCTGCGCCCGGACCTGGTGTTCCTGCCGTTCCACTTCCCCGGCGAGGGCCGGGCGAACCTGCTGACCAATCCGGCGCTCGACCCGACGAGCCGGATGCCCGAGTTCAAGGTGTGCGCGGTCGCGCTCGCCCCGGCCGAGGTCGTCGCGTGA
- a CDS encoding ABC transporter permease, with translation MTGREDLLLGFRLAVGGGRGSIVRLVLSAAGIGLAVAILLIGASAGTIKENRDQRAFDSYVRSEPIPDVAPLFYNSTTTDFRGQAIALVHLRPTGPNSPLPPGVDRLPSPGEVFLSPKLDELVASDTSGLLRPRLPGKPAGLIAAGTTLNPNDLIAYVGTDTMQNGTTIYGFGAEPAYHDVLENGILMLLLIGLFVLLTPVFIFIGTISRLGGAARDRRLAAVRLAGSSARQLRRITAAESLVSAAAGLVVGAALFLLFRGAVTNFQVLRFGLYPKDLTPSWPLVVLIVLVVPALAVVTAWFAQRHTIVEPLGVVRETAPPKRRLWWRPLPILVGIALVVPNFGMASELGRAAPIAGAVLLMLGIPAMLPWLLERAVSRIKGGPPSFQLAIRRLQSDSGTPSRVVAGVCMVLAGAIGLQSLMAGQAVEQGGYQDTMAGRMIVHAEGPMADQAVAAARAVPGSADFQSMRSMYFDLSGALVSFGVADCPTIEASTGATGCHDGDVFAEAPSFHKGQSVTLTDMAKRQQSWTVPVTPRTLAPKPSGIAGYLGVHVLATPAAMTGVDLSAASISVSLRDGTANPDFVELVRNSVAPFGWQASVTAYNQKRITDEAQRIGDARNILLGGALFVLLLAGVCLLVLAQEQVRERRRALGALSATGVPVRVILRSLLWQNGIPLLLGIVIATGIGIGIAAVGKRMFWKALYVDWAAVGVLAAATIAVVLLVTASTWPLVRSAAKTESLRAE, from the coding sequence ATGACCGGGCGCGAAGACCTGTTGCTGGGGTTCCGGCTGGCCGTCGGGGGCGGCCGGGGCTCGATCGTCAGGCTCGTCCTGAGCGCCGCGGGAATCGGGCTCGCGGTGGCGATCCTGCTGATCGGCGCCTCCGCGGGCACCATCAAGGAGAACCGGGACCAGCGGGCGTTCGACTCGTACGTGCGGAGCGAACCGATCCCTGACGTCGCCCCGCTGTTCTACAACTCGACGACGACCGACTTCCGCGGTCAGGCGATCGCGCTCGTCCATCTGCGGCCGACCGGCCCGAATTCGCCGCTCCCACCGGGTGTGGACCGGCTGCCGTCGCCGGGTGAGGTCTTCCTCTCGCCGAAGCTGGACGAACTCGTCGCGTCCGACACGAGCGGCCTGCTGCGACCTCGTCTGCCAGGCAAGCCCGCCGGGCTCATCGCGGCGGGGACCACGCTCAATCCGAACGACCTGATCGCCTACGTCGGCACGGACACCATGCAGAACGGAACCACGATCTACGGGTTCGGCGCCGAACCCGCCTACCACGACGTGCTCGAAAACGGGATCCTGATGCTCCTGCTGATCGGGCTCTTCGTCCTGCTCACGCCGGTGTTCATCTTCATCGGGACGATCTCCCGGCTCGGCGGCGCCGCCCGGGACCGGCGGCTCGCCGCGGTGCGGCTGGCGGGCTCGTCCGCCCGGCAGCTGCGCCGGATCACCGCGGCGGAATCGCTCGTGAGCGCCGCGGCCGGGCTCGTCGTCGGCGCCGCGTTGTTCCTGCTCTTCCGCGGCGCCGTGACGAACTTCCAGGTGCTCCGCTTCGGGCTCTACCCGAAGGACCTCACACCGTCGTGGCCGCTGGTGGTGCTGATCGTGCTCGTCGTCCCCGCGCTGGCCGTGGTGACGGCGTGGTTCGCCCAGCGGCACACGATCGTCGAACCGCTCGGCGTCGTCCGCGAGACCGCGCCGCCGAAGCGCCGGTTGTGGTGGCGACCGCTACCGATCCTCGTGGGAATCGCCTTGGTGGTACCGAATTTCGGTATGGCGAGCGAGCTGGGCCGCGCGGCGCCGATCGCCGGGGCGGTACTGCTGATGCTCGGGATCCCGGCGATGCTGCCATGGCTGCTGGAACGCGCCGTGTCCCGGATCAAGGGCGGGCCGCCGTCGTTCCAGCTCGCGATCCGCCGTCTGCAGAGCGACAGTGGGACCCCGTCGCGGGTGGTCGCGGGCGTCTGCATGGTGCTCGCCGGGGCGATCGGGTTGCAGAGCCTGATGGCGGGCCAGGCGGTGGAGCAGGGCGGGTACCAGGACACGATGGCAGGCCGGATGATCGTCCACGCGGAGGGCCCGATGGCCGATCAGGCGGTGGCCGCGGCGCGAGCGGTACCGGGTTCGGCCGACTTTCAGTCCATGCGCTCGATGTACTTCGACCTGAGCGGTGCTCTCGTCTCGTTCGGTGTCGCCGACTGCCCCACGATCGAAGCGTCGACGGGGGCGACGGGCTGCCACGACGGCGACGTGTTCGCCGAGGCCCCGTCGTTCCACAAAGGACAGTCGGTGACGCTCACCGACATGGCCAAGCGGCAACAGTCCTGGACCGTTCCGGTCACGCCTCGGACACTCGCCCCGAAGCCGTCGGGAATCGCCGGATATCTCGGGGTGCACGTGCTCGCGACACCGGCCGCGATGACGGGCGTCGACCTGTCCGCCGCCTCGATCTCGGTGAGCCTGCGTGACGGGACCGCGAACCCGGACTTCGTCGAACTGGTGCGGAACTCGGTCGCCCCGTTCGGCTGGCAGGCGTCCGTGACGGCGTACAACCAGAAGCGGATCACCGACGAGGCCCAGAGGATCGGGGACGCGCGGAACATCCTGCTCGGTGGCGCGCTGTTCGTCCTGCTGCTGGCCGGGGTGTGCCTGCTCGTGCTCGCCCAGGAGCAGGTCCGGGAGCGGCGGCGGGCCCTCGGCGCGCTGTCCGCCACCGGCGTCCCGGTGCGCGTGATCCTGCGGTCCTTGCTGTGGCAGAACGGGATTCCGCTGCTGCTGGGGATCGTGATCGCGACGGGGATCGGGATCGGCATCGCCGCGGTGGGCAAGCGGATGTTCTGGAAGGCGCTGTACGTCGACTGGGCCGCGGTCGGGGTGCTCGCCGCGGCGACGATCGCGGTGGTGCTGCTGGTGACGGCGTCGACGTGGCCGCTCGTGCGCTCGGCGGCGAAGACGGAAAGCCTTCGCGCCGAGTGA
- a CDS encoding FAD-dependent oxidoreductase: MSPRSVVIAGYGMAGARLADDIRRRDPDGERVRLTVVGAETHAAYNRVLLSSVVAGTMRPEVVRLHDDEWPTRTGADLRRGVAATAIDRAARRVHLDDGSTVDYDALVLATGANPWMPPVEGLEAGPDVVAFRTLDDCARILDAAKLGAPVAVLGGGLLGLEAARGLAGRGNLVTVVHPMPHIMERQLDAESARVLTRKLEELGVDFRLGVGAARYVSGDGLKLDDGTHVPADLIVVSTGVRAETKLAVDAGLAVDGGIVVDDLLRTSDGRIHAIGDCARHPGAFGGLVQPAWEQAAVVADLVTGTKSASRYRGTQAVTRLKARGIDLTALGETMTGADDPTAEVLTFSDPAGCRYGKLVVRENRVAGAILLGLPDAAATITQLYDRGTPVPEDRLAVLLGRSLPAGAPSASSPADLPASAVICRCNAVTKGRLVEAWRAGATDVPALAGATRATTGCGGCKDAVGGVAKWLAAQ; encoded by the coding sequence GTGAGCCCCCGCTCGGTGGTCATCGCCGGTTACGGGATGGCGGGCGCCCGGCTGGCCGACGACATCCGCCGCCGCGATCCCGACGGCGAACGGGTCCGGCTCACCGTCGTCGGCGCGGAGACGCACGCCGCCTACAACCGGGTGCTGCTGTCTTCGGTGGTCGCCGGGACCATGCGGCCCGAGGTCGTCCGGCTCCATGACGACGAGTGGCCGACCCGCACCGGGGCCGATCTGCGCCGAGGGGTCGCCGCGACGGCGATCGACCGCGCGGCACGGCGGGTGCACCTCGACGACGGGTCCACTGTGGACTACGACGCGCTCGTGCTCGCCACCGGCGCCAACCCGTGGATGCCGCCGGTCGAAGGGCTCGAAGCCGGGCCGGACGTGGTCGCGTTCCGCACGCTCGACGACTGCGCCCGCATCCTCGACGCCGCCAAACTGGGTGCCCCGGTCGCCGTGCTCGGCGGCGGGTTGCTCGGCCTGGAGGCGGCGCGAGGCCTTGCCGGACGCGGAAATCTCGTCACCGTCGTGCATCCGATGCCGCACATCATGGAACGGCAGCTGGACGCGGAATCCGCGCGGGTGCTGACCAGGAAGCTCGAAGAACTCGGCGTCGACTTCCGGCTCGGTGTCGGAGCCGCGCGCTACGTGAGCGGCGACGGGCTCAAACTCGACGACGGCACGCACGTGCCCGCCGACCTCATCGTCGTCTCGACCGGTGTCCGCGCCGAGACGAAACTGGCCGTGGACGCCGGGCTGGCCGTCGACGGCGGCATCGTCGTCGACGATCTCCTGCGCACCAGCGACGGCCGGATCCACGCGATCGGCGACTGCGCCCGGCATCCCGGCGCTTTCGGCGGGCTCGTGCAACCCGCGTGGGAACAGGCCGCCGTCGTCGCGGATCTGGTCACCGGGACGAAATCCGCGTCACGTTATCGCGGCACCCAGGCGGTGACGCGGCTGAAGGCCCGCGGCATCGACCTCACCGCGCTCGGCGAGACGATGACCGGCGCGGACGACCCGACCGCCGAGGTGCTCACGTTCAGCGACCCGGCGGGCTGCCGCTACGGCAAGCTCGTCGTCCGCGAGAACCGGGTGGCGGGCGCGATCCTGCTCGGGCTGCCCGACGCGGCCGCGACGATCACGCAACTCTACGACCGGGGCACGCCAGTGCCCGAAGACCGGCTGGCTGTCCTTTTAGGACGCTCGTTGCCCGCCGGGGCGCCGTCGGCGTCGAGCCCGGCCGATCTGCCCGCTTCGGCGGTCATCTGCCGCTGCAACGCGGTGACCAAGGGGCGGCTCGTCGAGGCCTGGCGTGCCGGTGCCACCGACGTTCCCGCCCTCGCCGGGGCGACCCGCGCGACCACCGGCTGCGGTGGCTGCAAGGACGCCGTCGGCGGGGTCGCGAAATGGCTGGCCGCGCAGTGA
- a CDS encoding PadR family transcriptional regulator, with protein sequence MSIGNTLLGLLEAGPKHGYDLKQLYDKQFRQDRPLHYGQVYSTLNRLLKNGLVEENGVEAGGGPDRKRYAITEAGVTNVEEWLKSPENPSVYLQNTLYTKVVLAILSGRGAHDLLDAQRGSHLRAMRELTARKTGGDLADQLICDHALFHLEADLRWLELTAARLDDLARQLAR encoded by the coding sequence ATGTCCATCGGGAACACCCTGCTCGGCCTGCTCGAAGCCGGCCCCAAGCACGGTTACGACCTCAAACAGCTCTACGACAAGCAGTTCCGCCAGGACCGCCCACTGCACTACGGGCAGGTCTACTCGACGCTGAACCGGCTCCTGAAGAACGGTCTCGTCGAGGAGAACGGCGTCGAAGCGGGCGGCGGCCCGGACCGGAAGCGGTACGCGATCACCGAAGCCGGCGTCACCAACGTCGAAGAATGGCTGAAAAGTCCGGAAAATCCCTCGGTTTACCTGCAGAACACGCTCTACACCAAGGTCGTGCTCGCGATCCTGTCCGGCCGGGGCGCCCACGATCTGCTCGACGCCCAGCGCGGCTCCCACCTCCGCGCCATGCGCGAGCTCACCGCCCGCAAAACCGGCGGCGACCTCGCCGACCAGCTCATCTGCGATCACGCGCTGTTCCACCTGGAGGCGGACCTGCGGTGGCTGGAGCTCACCGCCGCCCGCCTCGACGATCTCGCGCGCCAGCTGGCGCGCTGA
- a CDS encoding TIGR02569 family protein — protein sequence MRATLESPPEHVCSAFGGRDGDAEPMPGTGAWRYADLVLKPVVDKSRTLWTARALEAVDEPGLRVAKPVRSSDGRWVVGGWSANRFVSGTAEHRYDEVVHTAVKLHRATAGLPRPDFLGRRTDIEALADKLAWGEADMSLDENKGGRWFEVLAGSRRPVNLPDQVVHGELLAGVLFDADEAPGIVDFVPYYRPGEWGAAIVAVDALAWGGATIDLLERWAHLPQWPQLLLRAVLFRLAANALDPRSTRAAHDGLRAAARDVSAVL from the coding sequence GTGCGTGCCACCCTAGAAAGCCCTCCGGAACACGTCTGTTCGGCGTTCGGCGGACGTGACGGTGACGCGGAGCCGATGCCCGGCACCGGCGCCTGGCGCTACGCCGATCTCGTGCTGAAGCCGGTCGTGGACAAGTCGCGGACCCTGTGGACGGCCCGGGCGCTGGAAGCCGTGGACGAGCCCGGGCTGCGGGTCGCGAAGCCGGTCCGGTCCAGTGACGGCCGGTGGGTGGTCGGCGGCTGGTCGGCGAACCGGTTCGTGTCCGGTACGGCCGAGCACCGGTACGACGAGGTCGTGCACACGGCGGTCAAGCTGCACCGCGCGACGGCGGGGTTGCCGCGGCCGGACTTCCTGGGGCGGCGCACCGACATCGAGGCCTTGGCCGACAAACTCGCGTGGGGCGAGGCGGACATGTCCCTCGACGAGAACAAGGGCGGCCGCTGGTTCGAGGTGCTGGCCGGTTCCCGAAGACCGGTCAACCTGCCGGACCAGGTCGTGCACGGCGAACTTCTCGCCGGTGTGCTGTTCGACGCCGACGAGGCGCCCGGCATCGTCGATTTCGTGCCGTACTACCGGCCGGGTGAATGGGGTGCCGCGATCGTCGCGGTCGACGCGCTGGCCTGGGGCGGCGCCACCATCGATCTGCTCGAACGCTGGGCGCATCTCCCGCAATGGCCCCAGCTTCTCCTGCGGGCCGTCCTCTTCCGCCTGGCCGCCAACGCCCTCGACCCGCGGTCGACGCGAGCGGCTCACGACGGCCTCCGCGCCGCCGCCCGCGACGTCAGCGCCGTGCTGTGA
- a CDS encoding nitrate/nitrite transporter translates to MHARGKRWIEHWDPEDERFWEETGKKIARRNLWFSVLAEHIGFSVWTLWSVMVLFMGPQYGFSAADKFLLVSTPTVVGALMRPLYTFAVARFGGRNWTIVSALLLLAPTALAAIAMEPGTALGTFLLIAALGGVGGGNFASSMTNINAFYPEKHKGWALGLNAGGGNLGVAAIQLIGLLVIGTVGAAAPRLVLAIYLPLIIIAATCAYFFMDNLASMKGDTKAMREVVKDPHTWVMSFLYVGTFGSFIGYSFAFGLVLQNQFGRTPLQAAAVTFLGPLLGSFSRPTGGWLADRIGGGKVTFVTFVGMAAATVVLILASTSNSLALFTVAFIVLFVLTGIGNGSTYKMIPAIFRAKAKVAISEGADEALEMLKARRLSGALIGLAGAIGALGGLFINLAFRQSFADTKSGVPAFIAFLVFYGLCFTVTWAVYLRKQQTEVASTRGLALAGAEV, encoded by the coding sequence ATGCACGCTCGTGGCAAGCGCTGGATCGAGCACTGGGATCCGGAAGACGAGCGGTTCTGGGAGGAGACCGGGAAGAAGATCGCCCGGCGGAACCTCTGGTTCTCCGTCCTGGCCGAACACATCGGCTTCTCCGTCTGGACACTGTGGTCGGTCATGGTCCTGTTCATGGGACCGCAGTACGGTTTCTCGGCCGCGGACAAGTTCCTGCTCGTCTCGACCCCGACCGTGGTCGGCGCGCTCATGCGGCCCCTGTACACCTTCGCCGTCGCGAGGTTCGGCGGCCGGAACTGGACGATCGTCAGCGCGTTGCTGCTGTTGGCGCCCACCGCGCTGGCCGCGATCGCGATGGAACCGGGCACCGCACTCGGCACGTTCCTGCTGATCGCCGCGCTCGGTGGGGTCGGTGGCGGGAACTTCGCGTCTTCGATGACGAACATCAACGCGTTCTATCCCGAGAAGCACAAGGGCTGGGCGCTCGGGCTCAACGCGGGCGGCGGGAACCTCGGTGTGGCGGCGATCCAGCTGATCGGCCTGCTGGTGATCGGTACCGTCGGCGCGGCCGCGCCCCGGCTGGTGCTCGCGATCTATCTCCCGCTGATCATCATCGCCGCGACGTGCGCGTACTTCTTCATGGACAACCTCGCCTCGATGAAGGGCGACACCAAGGCGATGCGCGAGGTCGTCAAGGATCCGCACACCTGGGTGATGTCGTTCCTCTACGTCGGCACGTTCGGTTCGTTCATCGGCTACAGCTTCGCCTTCGGCCTGGTGCTGCAGAACCAGTTCGGCCGCACGCCGCTGCAGGCGGCCGCGGTGACTTTCCTCGGCCCGTTGCTCGGCTCCTTCTCCCGTCCGACGGGCGGCTGGCTGGCCGACCGGATCGGCGGCGGCAAGGTCACCTTCGTGACGTTCGTCGGGATGGCCGCGGCGACCGTCGTGCTGATCCTGGCTTCGACGTCGAACTCGCTGGCGCTGTTCACCGTCGCGTTCATCGTGTTGTTCGTGCTCACCGGGATCGGCAACGGCTCGACGTACAAGATGATCCCGGCGATCTTCCGGGCCAAGGCGAAGGTCGCGATCAGCGAGGGCGCGGACGAGGCGCTCGAAATGCTCAAGGCGCGCAGGCTTTCCGGTGCGCTGATCGGGCTGGCCGGGGCGATCGGCGCGCTCGGCGGGCTGTTCATCAACCTGGCCTTCCGGCAGTCCTTCGCGGACACCAAGAGCGGGGTGCCGGCGTTCATCGCCTTCCTCGTCTTCTACGGCCTGTGCTTCACCGTCACCTGGGCGGTGTACCTGCGCAAACAGCAGACGGAGGTGGCGAGCACCCGAGGTCTGGCGCTCGCCGGAGCGGAGGTCTGA